Below is a genomic region from Chelmon rostratus isolate fCheRos1 chromosome 7, fCheRos1.pri, whole genome shotgun sequence.
GCAATCTCATCACTGCAATTGAAAAGGCCACAATTTTAGTCGAATTTATCTTTAAAAGACAATGTCATATCATTACCCATTCTTCCTGATATATGAAAGTAATAGAGATTGAGTTGTATCCTTAGTTCAGTCCATAATCTTCTATATGGAGACACCTTACCACTGAACAtaggaaagaaaagggaaattgTGCAattgattttacatttgtttcGGTGTGTGAGTTAACTAGATATCATAAACCATCTGTTTTATTGCTTTGGTTACGTACAGCTTAATATACCTTCTCACAAATTTAGAATTGAGTTTAAACAACTGACCATAGCAATGCTGAAGGTGTCCTGTTGGTTTTAATTAACCAGTCATGACGTACCCAAATATTTTCCACGGCCATAGTATAACATAAACACCAtttttaaaactaaaacatGCATTGGGACCTAAagcaaaatgtacaaattaatttcacagggaaaacaaacatccacattggttataaaacacacaaaaaggacTATATCAATGAAACAAATGTAGCGATAATAGTAAGCATATTGAGTCTTACCGAATTGTGTCAAGCAGAATATCTATAAAAAAGGTGTAGCTCTCAGCAGGGATGTTGCCTTTGGCAAGAAATACTTTGTTGTAGCTTCCCTCCATCAAGTACTGAAAAGGCCATGAGAGGATGTAAAACATTAATGTGGCATTCACAGACAAATTATTAGCAACACTGTGTTAATATAATATGTGCCAATTAATTTGCACCTTTAAATGATCAATCTGAAAGTACAAATTACTAACTGGATGCACAGATATAAAAATTCTACCCTTGATAAACTGGTCACTGCAGAATAACAGTGCAATATCAAAACCTCAATTTATGCTTTTCTAGGTGTAAATCACAGCACCTGCTCTAAGGACACGGGGTGTCTGATGTATACGTTGGTCTGAATATCTCGTGCACTCAGTCGCTCAAGTTCTGTGTGAAACTCTGACACACGATTCTGTGAGAGCAGGAAGAGCAGGTTCAGTCCAAGTAACTGGTGCATGTAGGCAGCTTCAGGCAGTTCATCCCTTAATGACAAAGGTAAAGAAAGAGCGATGTTAGAAGACCTCAGTGATTACTAGCATGCAGCAAAATCACActacacatgcaaaacaaaaaaagttacAGTACTTGTAATCAAAGTAGTAACATTTTAGCTGGGCCATGTATCTCTCAAAGGATGGGATGTCCTTCTTCAGGATACTCCACAAGGCTCCAATTTCAAGGACATCacctgaaacaaagacacaaatctgTCTAACTTGGGGATATATTCATGATAACTTTGTCAAACACTAATCAGTGAGTAATATTAATGTCTGTCAGCTTGACTTGCCACCTGTACTCACGAGCTAAAATGAGCTGCTGCTTAGTGAGCGCGGACCCACTGGTAGGTAAGAAATTCAGCTCCAGTAAGGAAAcctacaagaaaaaaaagttcgGTGTCATTTTCTCCAAAATTTCAAACTTAACTTGTAAGTTGTGTTATACAAACTCTGTGACAAAATCTAAGATGACGACACTAATCCTTCATGACAGAATCAAAAGTGCTGCCAGATTTTCAAGCGACGGCACGGggttttggaaaataaaacgtcatttaaataataaatttCGACAAAGAAGGTATAACATGCTAATAACTAATAGCTAACGTTAGAGAAATAGAGGAACAAAACGTCGTCTCAGTTCAGTGTCGTTCAAATGTTTATTATGGTGGCCGGTTCCAGGTTAAAACTAGCGTTAGACGGACAATCAATTGACGTTAGCGAAAGGTAACGTACGTTAACATTAGCAATAGTCACTAAAGTGATTGGTTTCCTGAGTGTCGTAACCCCTAAAACAATTAGAATGACTCTTCAGACAAACACTATAATGCAGTTAACAAATGTGAACCCAATGTTATCTTcccaacagaaacacaactcgaTGTGTCTTAAGTTTAGCTTATAGAAAACTCTACACACAACGTTAGCCTTGCTAGCCTAAGTTAGCACACGTAGCTACAATTGCTAACAGCGCTAGCGCTTCTAAATAGGCAGTGCTCCTGGAACGACCcataacataaaaaacagacGATTCAATGTAAGACTCTACCTTAAGTTTGCTGAGAAGTTCCCCACATTTACTCAGGCTTGGGTTTTTCTTGTTCCACTCCGCTTTGAGTGTCTCGTACAACCCTGCAGTCTCTTTCAACGCCATGGTGATTCTGCAAAATATACGACACCGGCCAACGTAATACGTTAAATGACGTCTGATGTCGTGAACACTCGTGTTGCCTTGGACTGTTTTCCCTGAAACAGACGGCGGGTCAAGATGGCGGCGTTCAACGCGGAGCGATGGCTGGATGGCTTACCAAACCACagtattttccaaaaaaatCGAGAGAAGTTGAATTTGGAATCCAGCGCAAATGGAAAAGTGGTAACCAAAAACCTCACTTTTTGTTTGGATGGGGACTTTTTCCTGTGGGACGACACGGACCGCGTGTTTTATACGACCAATTTGCGACAGCTAAACTCGGATGAGAGTCGCAATAGCGGGAACTATCAGACGTTGCTATGTATTAACCCTCCTCTCTTCGAAGTGTGCCAGGTGTTGCTAAGTCCAACGCAGCACCACGTCGCGCTTGTGGGGCGGCGGGGCGTCTCGGTGCTGGAGCTTCCTCAGCGGTGGGGCAAGAGGTCCGAGTTCGAGGGGGGAAGGAGCGAGATCAACTGCAAGACCATCCCGGTGGCGGAGCGCTTCTTCACCAGCTCACCGTCGGTGAGTCTGCGACAGGCGGCTTGGTACCCCAGCGAGACCGACGAGCCCCACCTGGTGCTGCTCACATCCGACAACACCATCAGGTTCTACGGATTGAGGTCGCCCCAAACATTGGCCAAAGTCCTGTCAGTGTCGCAGTCGGAAGATGGCAGCAGCGTCCATCCTCCGGCCCGTTCCTATGCGGCAGCTCTTGGCGAGATAGCAGTGGCGTTTGACTTCGGGCCGATTTTGTCGTCCCCTCGGCAGCTGGCAGCACGGTGCTCCAGAGAGCAGCTGATCTACCCACTGTACATCCTCTACGAGAATGGGGAGACCTATCTGAGTTACACGAGCCAGGCAAACGGTATGAATATAAGTAAACCCATTGGACCCCTCCCGATGTATCCTGCAGCAGAAGATAACTATGGCTATGATGCCTGTGCCATTCTCTGCCTGCCGTGTGTGCCCACTGTCCTTGTCATTGCCACAGAAACAGGCACTCTGTATCACTGTGTGGTATTGGAgtctgaagaagaggaggagacaggggCAGTGGAAAAGTGGATGGGAGGCACAGAAGCAGTGCCAGCTCTCTATGTATTTGAGTGTGTTGAGCTGGAGCTCACCCTCAAAGTAGCCacaggagaggatgaggagcctCAAGAGTTTGATTTCACTTGCCCAATCAGACTGCACCAGGACCCTCTGTGCCAGCAAAGGTATCACTGCACCCATGAAGCAGGAGTGCACAGTGTGGGGTTAATCTGGGTCACAAAGCTTCAGAAGTTCCTCCAGTCAGATGAGAAGGATAAGGACAGTCTCCAGGAATTGGCTGCTGAGAAGAGGTGTATTGTAGAGCACATTCTTTGTACCAGGCCACTCCTAACCAATCAGCCAGCTCCGGTTCGTGGCTTTTTGATTGTATCTGACCTTTCCTTGGGTGCCACCATGATCTGCATCACCAGCACCAATGAATGCATCCTGCTGCCCCTGCTGAGCTCCATtcgccctccctcccctcccctgcttTGTTCCCATCCAGGTCCAGGCTCTGGTAGCTCCCCTCTACGAGGGCTGTCCGAGGACTCCTTCGAGCAGCACATCCGCAACATCCTGACACGTAGCTCCACCAATCCTCTCGTACTTAAGGCTGGGGACAAGGACACGTCACCACCACCTCCAGAGTGTCTGCAACTCCTCAGCAGAGCCACACAGGTCTTCAGTGAGGAGTACATTCTCAAGCAGGACATGGCTCGTGAAGAGATGCAGAGAAGAGTAAAACTCCTCACGAGTCAGAAGAACAAGCAGTTGGAAGAGTTGGCTCTGTGCACGGAGGAGAGGATGAGTCtaagagaggcagcagagaggttGGCTGACAAATACGAAGATGCAAAGTATCGCCAGGAAACCATCATGAACAGGGTTAAAAGTGTACTGGGCAGCCTGCAAAGCCAACTACCCATACTATCCAACAGTGAAAAGCATAtgaagaaggagctgcagaCCATCAGCGATCGACTGAAACACCTGGACAACTGCATCAGACAGGTGAACATGAAGATGGAGTACCAGAAGACGCAAGTGGACAAGGATGTGCCTGCAGCCAGGACAACAGTCGCACTCAATGCCCATCACAAGAAGGCTGTTCAGGATGTTCTCAGAGAACAGGGACAGCAAATTGGTGACATGATGAAACAGATCAGAGAcattaaaaatcatttcagcttCTAAGCACTGcagaaataagtaaaaatgtATTGCAAACAATTAGGGAAAATCATTCAAATGCTCTTTTGAATACAGTCATAAAATCTGCCTTTTTGTGATATTTGACTAGACGCTGGAAGTAGTGCTTTAGCCACAAGTTAATGTGCCATGTGAGGAATGAGTATTTGAATTGAAAGATATTTTATATACACTGATACAGCTTTACCTTTGATACATGTTTGTCTCATAATAGGGATGCAATTGCCTTCTTGTCttgcaacatttttctttttctttttttacatgttGTACAATGTTTCTAAATGTGAAGTCACTGCAAATCAGTGCCTGGAAGAATAGTCATAGAAGAATAAGCCTATAGACAGGTCAAGTGGGAAATATTTTGAGCAATTATTTAGCATATGTTTTGAACATGCTAACTGTTTGGATTAAGAATAAAATGTAATGCTCTCTAACTGTCTTTACTCATTTGTGACAAATTCAGCCAATTACTAATGTCCAAGATATTTGATAAAAAGTGCAATTATGAGTGAAGTAAAACCAGATTGACTGAAATAAACTTCTAATATACATACTAAAAATAAAACGTATTAAAAATACTTttagagaagcagagaaagggATGTTAAAGGACAGGTTCACAATTGTATGCATATATTCTCTCTTAATGCAGTACTGCTCACTGAAATGATTCCTTCTGTTCATACCGGCCATGAAGAGATTCCATCTTCATGTAACTCCAAAAGAAAAATCCAAATCCACAGACCTTGTTACATCTAGCTGTGTGTATTGTAAATGTATTTGGGAGTTTGGAAGATATCCACTTGATATAACTAgctctcactgctgcagcctttaCATTTTGAACCATATCATAAATACAAGTGTGGACACGAGGAACAATTACAGTAACTAATAACCTTTTCAACACgcagtttttctttaaaaaaaagtgaacttAAATGCACACAGTTCCATGTCTCCAGTCTGCCATCTACAGTTGGACACTGTTATGTACAGTTTCAGTACTGGTTGCCAGGAATCCTGTATCCACCAGATGTCACCCCTCTCCAGAGCTGATGACCTCAGTTTTTCTTCCACAGCAGGTTTTCTAGTGAGGAATTCCCCACGTAAACACTGAGTGACGTATGTGGAGACCCTGGTTTCATTGAGTAAGCTTCATTGTTGGGGATGTCTGGTGTTGGTGGGGATCCTCTGCTGTAGCTTCACCCCATTGCTGTGGCAGCTCTCTGTAGCTTGGTTTGAGCACCAAATGTTTCAGATGGTTTATGACTCAGCACAGCCTAATTATGTAACAGGCGGGCATTGTTCAAACTGCTGTGgggacttttttattttactcattGAAGTGGTAGTGCTACAAATGACTTGGAAATTTACAAGAAGTCAGCAATACATTAATGTGTAGTCCAGAAACTGTATTTTCGTAAGAACATTTCAGCTGTCCTTAGTGAGTTTTGTCACCTTACTTTTTCACATtacctctgtttttctctctcacacagaaatacacagggAGAGGGTGTGGTGTGCTGCAGGTCTAGTTCAGGAATTCTCCAAATAGGGGGATGTTGTTAAGTCTTTCATAAAGGTACAGTGTCTAGATCCTGTGCATGAGCCTGAGGAGACTTAGCGGACCCTAGGAAAAGAGATATTAATAACTCTTGGGCCAGCCCACCACATTCTTCATATGTGAGTCACTGTAagccagagagcagggaggaaagGGCTGCGTTGCCTCTGTTTCTCATTTGTATTTCTTTCCATGGAGGAGTGGAACAGGGAGGCGGGGAGGCCACCCCTTCTTCTGCGAACCTTGAAAGCCTTATGTGAAACACACACGGCTCAACACGGGACACTAGGCCAATTTGTACTTACACTGCATCGTTTACACACAGCTTAAAAGCAAAATTACTTACATGCATGCTAGTGAGAGGAGGAATGTGGAACTTAAAAGGGACAAGGGGTAATGGACAGTATTTAGCTGTGTGCGTGAGAGCGCGCGAGAGAGAAAAAGCTTCAGATGGTGGGAATGAGGGGAGAGAGTCTCAGAAAATGGTGGTATGGGGACTTGGCAGGGGAGAGAGTGACTCACTGTTTATCTGGTCTGTCACTGGGAGACCAAGTGAGCTTGACAGAGAAGAAAATCTTGTTAAAAAGAGTGCCAAATGAAATGCACTCCATTATTTGTTCTGTATCATGTGCTTCATGTTAAACTGTAGACATTCCTAATCAGTCGGTGTGACCATCTCCTTCAAGCTTTGTCTAAATGTCTGCTTACACAAGAGTCACTAAAGAGACAAGACACAGTCAGGGGATTTTATTTGGTTATTGTAACAGTTAACATAAGAACAACTGGTGGAGCTGTGTACAGTAGTCAGTAATCTATCAATCATTCAGTCTAGTTGAAAAGTTTATCTCAGAATGTCATGTTCTTTTATAAAACTGAGGTCTTGCTCCTGCAcatacaaaacaacagcaacagttacaaaaataatatataaagtGTATGCACAAAATGGTGTCACGTAAAGCATCAAAGTGAAATGCATTCAGGTTATTAGATTTGTGCTGCCAGTTTGAGTTTAAAATGCTATAAACAAAACGTTTGAGCAATATAAGTCtttgtaaataaatgcagataCCCTCACTGGAATGTCCAGACTGGAAAATGGCATACTCCTACAAATTATCACCTAGATAACACTGTGCCGCTCCAATCTGGTCACTGAAGGAATGCTGAATTCGTTGTGTTGCTCTGTATTGGGTAAAATAAACGCTGAATACGGCTCATCAGCCTTTATTTACTTCTGCTCAGCAAACACAACTAGATATATTTTTAAAGCTCAacataaaaagctaaatttgaGGAGCCAAAGGGAAGAAGCAGCCAGACCCTTGTGACTTCTTAATACACAATGTTTTGCAGTGAGCCCTATAGTCTTCAAGGATTGATTTACACTTTAATACAGCATGTTCCATCGAGCAAGACCAAAATTAGTCTCAGAGGAAAAGTTGAACATATTACATACAACATTTTGACTTGGGTCTGGggggaaaaagaacaaatacaaacagtAGCATAAGTGTGATAGCTTGTAGAGAAGAGTCTCTCTCAGCTCCAGGGACTTTGTGACATGTCTATGCATCAGAACCCTTCTGCCTGCGTTTGGAGGGCGGGATCAGACGTGCGGGAAGCTCAGGGGGTAGACCGTGGCCCTCCAGCTTGACCTCAATCAGGTGGCTGGCCAGAGCAAATTCTTCATCATCCAGCATGCCATCATGGTCCAGATCCGACAGCTTCCAGATGCGACCCAGCACCGAGTTGGGTAGGCGGGAGCTCACCATCCAGTCCTTAGCCTTGGTGCCACTTAGTTTCCCCTCATTGGGAGCGAGGTTATAGAAGATTTCATCATATTTGGGTTTGTCTTTGGTCACCACCcaatcctcctcttcctcacatcTCTCTCCGTTCTCCTCAGCAAAGGGGTCCCCCTCACTGAACGGTCCGGCACGGGTCCCAAGGAAGGCTCCACCCTGCACACCTGGCTGCTCACCTGCTTCCAGCTCCTCTTGCCGCAGGAGGGGCATCAGTTTGGCAATGTCAGCAGAGAGCAACTCATCCAAGGCTGCCATCAGATTGGGCTTCAAGGTTTTGAACTTGGTGAAATCATGAACCATCAGTTGTTCCTTCAAAATGGGAATGGTAAAAAGGTAGGAGTcagtaaatgtaaaactgaatttaaatataACTTAGCTGTTTTAATGTTATAGAGTAGTAAAGAGAGGTCTTGTTTAGTGAAAACAGACTCAGACTAACCTGCATCTTAGCACAATCTGGGAAGTCTCCAGCAGAAatgttgtgctgcagctggatcttagagaaaataactggcagCTGGTAGATCAGattcttctttttattgtcCTTCCTGAAGACAGAGGGCATCTCCTGCTTCAGATAACTGATGATGTGGGCATGGACCTGGGATTCAGGAAAGCATAGCAAAGGTTTTTACCGCACAATTAAAATGGTTAGAGTGCAATAATGTCAACCTGTCAATAATCATTTACATGTTGACATGTCAAAGAAACCCACCCTAACCAGACGTGCCCTCTTCACCAGGTCATTGAGCTTGCGTAGAGCTGCATTGCGAGGAAGGTTTTGGATGTCAGCAAacagatcctcctcctccagctcaaaCAGCTTACGGTTGTCTGTAACCATCAGTGGCTCTGACCAGAAGGAGCCAATGTAGACCCGCAGAACCTCCGGGGTGCCAAACACCTTTCCCAGGGACCACATGAGTGCACCGTACACCCGCATCAGCTGCTGGGTGCCCACCATGTCTGCCTTGTTGAGCACCACGCGCAGCTTGTCCTCGTTACCTTTCAGGGCACCAATGGCCTCAGAGAACTCGTCTGATATCTCGAGTTTATGAGCGTCAAACAGCAGGATGATACGGTCCACACGCTCCGCAAACCAGCGCAGCACAGCTGGGAAGTCATAGCCTGATTGAATAGAAAAAGGTTGAATAACTAAGATATTCATAAACCAACCCAAATGTGCAGTATGCACGCAGCATAAAGAGGGACAGGAGAGGGAAGAAGGTCGACACAGACACAAGCCCTTCACACCTCTTAGCTGTATCTGTCAAACCCACAGGCTTCACTTTCTGCAAGATAACACAACAATTCTTTGATGCttaatatgtaaaatatgaGTCTAACAAAATCaattttcagattcagattcaatTTTCACAATCACACGTGAGTGTCATTTCACCTAaattacaaaatgttttgttttttttttcctcaggtaTCCAACTCTGAATTTTCTTTCAGTAGTGTTGGTGGTGCtcaaggctaaaaaaaaaaaaaagaccagcatcttcttttcaaaaacaatcTCCAAGTTACTCCAGTTAACCGACAAACTTCACTGTGAGCTGAGTTTGCATTGCAGCTACTTTTGACCAAATAAATAGTTTGGGCTATCCAGAGAAACTGGAACACTCTTCCTGTAAATACACGCTGATGCTGAATTTTTTACATGTAATTTCTCAgtgctgtgagcaccacaaacagcaTTCCATTCACATCCATTGTATcagggtggaggcagaaatctcaaagaTGGATATTTCAAAACCTCAGcagataaaaccaaaactatctgcgACATGTGGTGAGGAAATATGTTTCATAATTTGGATGCTCCGACCCTTTAAACTTGTTAGTTGCTCATGCAGATAGACTTGAGTAATAATGGGTTACTTAAAGCGTGAATGAatagaaaagtgaaaaattactgtgagatgatgatgatagttATTTCTCAACAGTATATTCTTCAAAATGTGCTGACAGAACTTTTGTCTGTACTATCTCTGGTCCTGATCATGATTTTATGGCTGCTCTGCGCACtcaatgatgttttcttgcCCAGCTGCCAAGTGTTATTGTGACAGAGTGAACTGGTCCCATGAGTTAGCCAGGCGTGCCAAGGAGATGAGTTTGTGAAGTCGACGCTCAGggatgtgtgtctctgcaggccCCCTATGCCCTCTCCTCACCTTTGCCACGTTTGCCACCTGTCTCACCTCGGCTCACTCTCTGCTTAGCGCCAGACAGGATCCCCGGTGTGTCAATAATGCTGATACTCTCCAGGACCTGGTTGGGCATCTGGGCACACTGGAACCTTTATTTTTATCAGCGAACAGGAGATAAGTCACATAAACGATAAGAAAGCACAAGTTCAGAGAGGTCAGGTTGCTTTGAAACACTGTCGTTGCAGAAGGAAAGAATCTAAATCATGTGAAAAATGGTTAACTCTTATCAAAGAAGCCAATGTGATGTGAGGACCAGATTGGAAGTTGCCCTCtcaacacccccacccctcccacTGCAGGCCATTGTGTGCAGGCAGGCCTTTGCTGTAGGCTTCCTGAAGGAAAATGACCATTACTGCCAGAATCAAACAATACGGCCTGCTAACGATGTGCGGTTTAGAACAACAACACCACTTCCTCTGGCTTATGAGCTTAACAAGCCCACCGGTTCCCAGAGCAGGAAGTCAAAGCAAAAGGAGAGACGCAAATGcgttcacaaacacaccctgcagagggagagagggactCTGCTGGAAAACTGGCATCAGAAATTTCACGTAAGAGCCCTAGTCACAGTAGTACTGTATGTTCCCATCACGCCTGGCCTGCATGTCCATGTCTCTTGCAGCTAACAGCACCTCGTTGTAAAACATGTGACTTTCTTGGTTTATACCAGTGGAAAAACATACACAGAAATCTGGCAGCCCAGTTAGTAAACAGAGTACAGGAAAGAACTTCAGTGTTGCGGATTGTCTTAGTTCCCTATGCCTCACAAAGTCTATGACTTAATTTATTTGTCTTTGCCCTGAGGCGCAGTGGAACCCTCTGACCTTGTCTTTGAACTTACGTACATTGCTGTTCCTGTCTGAGTACATTAGCTTTCATCACCCTCTTGGGTGATATCACTCCCCTTCTCCATTTTTCCACAAATAAGGAAAGTGCCTCCCTGCTCTGAAATTTGGCACAAGGACTTGAAATTCCAAAGAGCTAAAAAACTTTGTtatctctccttccctctttccccCCTCTCACATAGTCTGTTCATTTCATACGGATATCTATCTGGCTCCCTCAGTGGAATcattacacaacacacagtgaATAAAACCCCTGCTCTCACCTGTTAAGGAAGGTGTTTCCAAATGGGTTGAGTTTACGGAATGGTTTGTTGGGGTCTACAATAAGGGCATTCCCTGGGATGAcgccctccacctccccatGCATGATAGCAGTGAAGCAGTCAGTGGTGGGTTCAGGTCCCACTCTGCTTCCAGGTATATCCTGCTCCAGTAGATACCTGTCAGCCACACATACAGCCTGTGATTTTTCAGCACTGGTATTTACTAAACTAAGCAATCACACACAATTTAACAATGAACAAATGTTTAATGAAGAGGTGTAATGTCTTACTTGATGAACGTTGTCTTTCCAGTGGAGTATTGTCCCACTACCAACACCATAGGCTTGTTATCAAAGTCTGCATCCTCCAGACTGGGAGAGTGGAAGTCATGGAAACCGTAGTACTGCTCCAGAGGCAGCAGCTTCTTACGGTACAAGGACTTTAGCCCTTCTGTCACAGTGCGGATCACCTCTGGTGCCTTCTTCACATTTTTTCGCCCCCAGCGTGACATGTTGATTGACTAACAAGCTGATAGGGAGCTTCTTACAAAAATCAGTGTCAGggtgtgtctgttgtttggaGCTGTATTTCCTGTGGATGAACCTTGGAAAACCTTCAGGTGTTTCCTGTATTTATGTGAATGCTGCTCACTTGTCCTTGAAACCTCCTCGGCACACGCTGAGAGGAACGATAGGGCTGATGTTTCGTTTGAAGTCTGGATCTTCCCCTTTGAAAACAGCCCTCACGCTGATAACTTTTGTCCCCTGAAATATGGACGGAaaaggagacaagaggaggttAATCCAAATAGAAAAAAGCAATTAGTCCAGATGGCAAAAAGTTTCTTTATATTCTTGAAGTTGGTGATCGAAATCTGCCACGACCTAGAGTAAGGATGTGGAATCTGCAGTAAGCTTCAGCCCACCCAGAGTCTGCCAAGCATTGTCGGTGCATGCCTGGAAAAAGTTGGTGTTCACACTGGAAAACTTGCAAACCCAGCCCTGCGTCAGG
It encodes:
- the psmd8 gene encoding 26S proteasome non-ATPase regulatory subunit 8, with product MALKETAGLYETLKAEWNKKNPSLSKCGELLSKLKVSLLELNFLPTSGSALTKQQLILARDVLEIGALWSILKKDIPSFERYMAQLKCYYFDYKDELPEAAYMHQLLGLNLLFLLSQNRVSEFHTELERLSARDIQTNVYIRHPVSLEQYLMEGSYNKVFLAKGNIPAESYTFFIDILLDTIRDEIAGCIEKAYEQIQFSEATRVLFFSSPKKMTEYAKKRGWSLSPDGYYSFTSQQQRTEEVTIPSTELAQQVIEYARQLEMIV
- the nup88 gene encoding nucleoporin 88 codes for the protein MAAFNAERWLDGLPNHSIFQKNREKLNLESSANGKVVTKNLTFCLDGDFFLWDDTDRVFYTTNLRQLNSDESRNSGNYQTLLCINPPLFEVCQVLLSPTQHHVALVGRRGVSVLELPQRWGKRSEFEGGRSEINCKTIPVAERFFTSSPSVSLRQAAWYPSETDEPHLVLLTSDNTIRFYGLRSPQTLAKVLSVSQSEDGSSVHPPARSYAAALGEIAVAFDFGPILSSPRQLAARCSREQLIYPLYILYENGETYLSYTSQANGMNISKPIGPLPMYPAAEDNYGYDACAILCLPCVPTVLVIATETGTLYHCVVLESEEEEETGAVEKWMGGTEAVPALYVFECVELELTLKVATGEDEEPQEFDFTCPIRLHQDPLCQQRYHCTHEAGVHSVGLIWVTKLQKFLQSDEKDKDSLQELAAEKRCIVEHILCTRPLLTNQPAPVRGFLIVSDLSLGATMICITSTNECILLPLLSSIRPPSPPLLCSHPGPGSGSSPLRGLSEDSFEQHIRNILTRSSTNPLVLKAGDKDTSPPPPECLQLLSRATQVFSEEYILKQDMAREEMQRRVKLLTSQKNKQLEELALCTEERMSLREAAERLADKYEDAKYRQETIMNRVKSVLGSLQSQLPILSNSEKHMKKELQTISDRLKHLDNCIRQVNMKMEYQKTQVDKDVPAARTTVALNAHHKKAVQDVLREQGQQIGDMMKQIRDIKNHFSF
- the ehd2b gene encoding EH domain-containing protein 2b isoform X1 — translated: MSRWGRKNVKKAPEVIRTVTEGLKSLYRKKLLPLEQYYGFHDFHSPSLEDADFDNKPMVLVVGQYSTGKTTFIKYLLEQDIPGSRVGPEPTTDCFTAIMHGEVEGVIPGNALIVDPNKPFRKLNPFGNTFLNRFQCAQMPNQVLESISIIDTPGILSGAKQRVSRGETGGKRGKGYDFPAVLRWFAERVDRIILLFDAHKLEISDEFSEAIGALKGNEDKLRVVLNKADMVGTQQLMRVYGALMWSLGKVFGTPEVLRVYIGSFWSEPLMVTDNRKLFELEEEDLFADIQNLPRNAALRKLNDLVKRARLVRVHAHIISYLKQEMPSVFRKDNKKKNLIYQLPVIFSKIQLQHNISAGDFPDCAKMQEQLMVHDFTKFKTLKPNLMAALDELLSADIAKLMPLLRQEELEAGEQPGVQGGAFLGTRAGPFSEGDPFAEENGERCEEEEDWVVTKDKPKYDEIFYNLAPNEGKLSGTKAKDWMVSSRLPNSVLGRIWKLSDLDHDGMLDDEEFALASHLIEVKLEGHGLPPELPARLIPPSKRRQKGSDA
- the ehd2b gene encoding EH domain-containing protein 2b isoform X2, with the protein product MSRWGRKNVKKAPEVIRTVTEGLKSLYRKKLLPLEQYYGFHDFHSPSLEDADFDNKPMVLVVGQYSTGKTTFIKYLLEQDIPGSRVGPEPTTDCFTAIMHGEVEGVIPGNALIVDPNKPFRKLNPFGNTFLNRFQCAQMPNQVLESISIIDTPGILSGAKQRVSRGYDFPAVLRWFAERVDRIILLFDAHKLEISDEFSEAIGALKGNEDKLRVVLNKADMVGTQQLMRVYGALMWSLGKVFGTPEVLRVYIGSFWSEPLMVTDNRKLFELEEEDLFADIQNLPRNAALRKLNDLVKRARLVRVHAHIISYLKQEMPSVFRKDNKKKNLIYQLPVIFSKIQLQHNISAGDFPDCAKMQEQLMVHDFTKFKTLKPNLMAALDELLSADIAKLMPLLRQEELEAGEQPGVQGGAFLGTRAGPFSEGDPFAEENGERCEEEEDWVVTKDKPKYDEIFYNLAPNEGKLSGTKAKDWMVSSRLPNSVLGRIWKLSDLDHDGMLDDEEFALASHLIEVKLEGHGLPPELPARLIPPSKRRQKGSDA